The following nucleotide sequence is from Populus nigra chromosome 15, ddPopNigr1.1, whole genome shotgun sequence.
GTCGTCATTGCTTTACCTTGCCATGACCATGGCTGTTGACTAAGCTTGTCTGCACTCCTCCTCTCCTTTCAATCCATTTCCGTAGATCAGAGAAGTCCGTACACGGAACCCTTGGCAATAGCTTTTTATTGGAGGAgatagtttttggatttttgtaaTGGTTGAGGAGAGAAGTGGGGGCGCTCTCTTGCATGAGAGGACACAAGTCTCATGTGGCGACAGTTTAGAAGTGCATTTTCAGCtatatttcaatgtttttttcaaaatatatttatttttaaaaaatattaaattaatggtttttttagtatttttttgataaatttaaattaaaaataaaaacaatataaaaacattattttaatatatttttaaataaaaaataatttacagtACAATACCAATCACCCCATGTTACTTCACTGTCAAtggaatattttgaatttaggTAATTTTTGACAAGATATTGCAGGACTGGACACGTGTTAGAGGTCTCATGTCTCCGAGTCCAAAAATGGGAGAAACATGACCTATGGCAGGGAAGCATGGTGTTTCGGAATAAGAACAGAAGTggtactaaataaaaaaaatatattaattttataacactcaattgatttttaattattcaattgATTTAATCAAAGTTCAAATATAGCTAAaacaacattaatattttatttttaaagaataaaacaatattattttaataaaaataattaatctattattttttttatatttatatataaaaaccaaagCTGAGCAAACATGAAATAATTGCAGACATAATTAGTGTAGCATGTTTTTCAAGGCATTTAATGGTTGGATAGAGCTTTTCATGATGCTAAAATGTTCAAGATATGACAGTTGCGTATTGGCAGATTCATGAGATAGCCAGACAGATATCAAAGATAATTGAATGTCcctgaaaaaaattacagaatacCCACTGCGACAAGGCAAGCCAGCACCCATATTATACATCTAAGTACTTCTGTCctgagagggagggagggagggagggaggttCCTGGCATGCTAGGGAGAGACTACTTAGGTCTAGCTACATGTAATACTAACATTAATGTATCCTAGGGTAGTATACAAACTTCAAGGTTGAAAGTACTTATCTCCGCATTTGCACTTCCATGAGAGCAGGTAATAGCTTTCATCTCCTTTAGATGATGATGGTCCCCTGACACCGTTTTTATGATGGGGAGGAGTGACCAGAGCAGCCATGCAAGGCTTGCAATTAGAGCACCTATTGACACATTGAGGAGGCCTTGAACCCAGaaccattttcttttgcttcatATCTTCACTCTCTCTTGAAGGCATTGATGATCCCGCTGCCAAAAAAGAAGCACAAACAACACAGATTGAAACAAGACCGACTTTTGTGAATTCCCTTTTGTTGATGTAATAGTTAGTTATTTAGCCTAGTAGTGTCCGAAAAACCCAGATCAATTTTTACCTGAGACAGGAGGGAGAAATGTGAGGGAAAAGAAGAGAATCACAATGAATGTAATTCTTATACCGTATGAGGAGTCTGTCGCCGAAGCCATGAGTCTTGTCAAATGGGGAAAAAGGAAACACAGGAGGGAGCTGCAAAGAGATTGGGGGAAACTATTGAAACAATGATATGATTCTCGTTTAAGAACCTGTAGCTTTCCATGTTCACATATAATGCAATTGTTTAGTTCAAAAAATACAGTGAATCTGAGTTCGGGGTATGGCTTGGGGGGTCCCAACAGAGCTGGCCTTGTAGCTTTGTTTTGATGGCTCAT
It contains:
- the LOC133673730 gene encoding EPIDERMAL PATTERNING FACTOR-like protein 8, which translates into the protein MASATDSSYGIRITFIVILFFSLTFLPPVSAGSSMPSRESEDMKQKKMVLGSRPPQCVNRCSNCKPCMAALVTPPHHKNGVRGPSSSKGDESYYLLSWKCKCGDKYFQP